Genomic window (Streptococcus suis S735):
CTGTGGTCATTACCCAATACCGCAACCAACCAGCCGCAGACGCCTTCCGCAAACAGTTGGAAAAACATGGTATCAAGTCCTATCTCCACTATCCAATCAAGGGTTATCCTTCTGATATCGACCACATCATTTCACCAGAAGGTATGGGCAAAAATGACTACATTGAAACTAGTCGCAATCTCGTCGTTGTCACCGCACCTGGACCTGGTTCAGGTAAATTGGCGACCTGTATCTCCCAACTTTACCACGACCAATTGCATGGAGTAACATCAGGCTATGCCAAGTTTGAAACCTTCCCAGTGTGGAACTTACCACTCCACCATCCCGTTAACTTGGCCTATGAAGCAGCAACTGCCGACCTGGACGACCTCAACATGATTGACCCCTTCCATCTGCAAACTTACGGCAAAACTGCGGTCAACTACAACCGTGACATCGAGGTCTTCCCTGTCCTCAACCGTACCTTTGAACGTATTTTGAACAAATCACCATACGCCTCACCGACAGACATGGGCGTTAACATGGTGGGCTATTCCATCGTGGACGAAGAGGCTGCGATCGAAGCATCCAAGCAAGAAATCATCCGCCGCTACTACCAGACCTTGGTTGATTTCAAAGCAGAGCGGGTGAGCGAGCAAGCAGTTAAAAAGATTGAACTCCTCATGAATGAAGTCGGTGTGACGCCAGCAGATCGTAAGGTTGTTATCGCTGCGCGCGAAAAAGCAGAGCTGACAACTAGCCCTGCCCTTGCTATTCAGTTGCCAACTGGAGAGATTGTAACAGGTAAGACATCCGACCTCCTCAAGCCAACTGCAACTGTCC
Coding sequences:
- a CDS encoding DUF1846 domain-containing protein, with amino-acid sequence MKKIAFDSTKYLNLQRDHILERIAQFEGKLYMEFGGKMLEDFHAARVLPGYEPDNKIKLLQELKDQVEIVIAINASNIEHSKARGDLGISYDQEVFRLIDTFNDIDIYVGSVVITQYRNQPAADAFRKQLEKHGIKSYLHYPIKGYPSDIDHIISPEGMGKNDYIETSRNLVVVTAPGPGSGKLATCISQLYHDQLHGVTSGYAKFETFPVWNLPLHHPVNLAYEAATADLDDLNMIDPFHLQTYGKTAVNYNRDIEVFPVLNRTFERILNKSPYASPTDMGVNMVGYSIVDEEAAIEASKQEIIRRYYQTLVDFKAERVSEQAVKKIELLMNEVGVTPADRKVVIAAREKAELTTSPALAIQLPTGEIVTGKTSDLLKPTATVLLNAIKQIANIDDETLLIEPNYIRPIQELKADYLDKTNTRLDASEILNALAITAQDSPLAARAMKELGQLNGSEAHSTVILSDEDKSVLRKLGINLTFDPIYQHNKFYQKN